In a single window of the Rhodamnia argentea isolate NSW1041297 chromosome 2, ASM2092103v1, whole genome shotgun sequence genome:
- the LOC115749860 gene encoding protein EXORDIUM-like 2 has protein sequence MASSSHTNFASLALPVLAILCCLGPRPAASALVQQQPLVLQYHNGRLLKGNVTLNLLWYGSFSPAQRSVILDFLHSLSAPAPSPPPSVSSWWRTTARYKGGPSNLAVGAQILDESYSLGKSLETGQLASLASKAGYQSIKTRALAINLVLTSADVAVDGFCMSRCGTHGSGAAGKAKFTYAWVGNAVSQCPGQCAWPFHQPQYGPQTPPLVAPNGDVGVDGMVINLATVLAGAVTNPFNDGYYQGAAGAPLEAVSACTGIFGKGAYPGYPGQVLVDKTTGASYNAIGVSGRKFLLPAMWDPKTSTCETLV, from the coding sequence ATGGCTTCTTCGAGCCACACTAACTTCGCCAGCCTCGCGTTACCCGTCCTCGCAATCCTCTGCTGCCTCGGCCCCCGCCCGGCGGCTTCCGCCCTCGTCCAGCAGCAGCCCCTCGTCCTCCAGTACCACAACGGCCGCCTCCTCAAGGGCAACGTCACCCTCAACCTCCTCTGGTACGGCTCCTTCTCCCCCGCTCAGCGCTCCGTCATCCTCGACTTCCTCCACTCCCTCTCCGCCCCGGCCCCCTCCCCGCCTCCCTCCGTCTCCTCTTGGTGGCGCACCACCGCCCGCTACAAGGGCGGCCCTTCCAACCTCGCCGTCGGGGCCCAGATCCTCGACGAGAGCTACTCCCTCGGCAAATCGTTGGAGACGGGACAGCTGGCATCTCTGGCTTCTAAGGCCGGCTACCAGAGCATCAAGACCAGGGCGCTCGCGATCAACCTCGTGCTGACCTCCGCCGACGTGGCCGTCGACGGGTTCTGCATGAGCCGGTGCGGTACCCACGGCTCCGGCGCGGCCGGGAAGGCCAAGTTCACGTACGCGTGGGTGGGGAACGCGGTCAGCCAGTGCCCGGGGCAGTGCGCCTGGCCGTTCCACCAGCCGCAGTACGGGCCGCAGACTCCGCCGCTGGTGGCGCCGAACGGTGACGTCGGGGTGGACGGGATGGTGATCAACCTGGCGACGGTGCTGGCGGGCGCCGTGACGAACCCGTTCAACGACGGGTACTACCAAGGGGCGGCGGGGGCCCCGCTGGAGGCGGTGAGCGCGTGCACGGGGATCTTCGGGAAGGGCGCGTACCCGGGTTATCCTGGTCAAGTCCTGGTGGACAAGACGACGGGGGCGAGTTATAATGCGATCGGCGTTAGTGGCCGCAAGTTTCTGTTGCCGGCCATGTGGGACCCGAAGACCTCCACGTGCGAGACACTCGTGTGA